The Martelella endophytica genome contains the following window.
CATCGTCATCGCCGAACCAGGACTGAACCTCGTCACTGGCCTTGTCCCAGAAATCTCGGTCATCGCGACCTCGGCCGCGCCTGCGGTTATCGCCGCCGCCGTAATATCGGTCCGAACGGGTACGGGCCGGCGGATAAAGTCCGGGAAAGACCGGATAACCGAATTCGTCGTAATCGGAATAATAGCGATCCTCGTCATAGCGTGGATTGCCTTCTCGGCCGCGACGATCGCCATAGCCGAGATCGTCGGTCTGCCAGTCCTCGTGCGCCGGGCGGCCGCGCCATGGGCGCGACGGCATGTTCCGCTCGCGATCGCGCATCTGTCTGAATCTGTCGTCTGCCATTTTTCTACTCCCTGTTTCCTCTTTTCTCGAGGTGGCGACCAAACAGGGAAACCGGCGCAATGTTCCTGAATTATTTGGCCCTATTGCGTTTCGCCGAGCTCCTCGAGCAGCAACTGGCGGGCCCGGTTGATGCGGCTCTTGACGGTACCGATGGCGCAGCCGCAAATCTCGGCGGCGTCGATATAGCTTTCGCCAAGTACCATCACCAGGATGAACATTTCGCGGTAGTGCGGGGGAATGCGCGAGAGCGCATCCATCAGTTCCTGACCGCGCATCGACCAGTCCTGCGTCGCATCATGCTGCGGCAAACCGGCAACGCAGTCCTCCGCCCCGGGCGCCTCGCGGTTCCTGGCCTTGATCTGGGTGTAGAAGGTGTTGCGCATGATCGTGAACAGCCACGACTTCAGCCGCGTTCCGGGCTTGAACTTGTCGAGGTTGGCGATGCCCTTCAGCATCGTCTCCTGAACCAGATCATCGGCATCGTTCGGATTTCGGCAGAAGGTCCGGGCAAAGGCCCGCAGCGCAGGGATGAGATCGACAATCTCCTGGTGTTGCTGGCGCGTCAAATCTTTATCGTGCTGGTTCATCGCCAACTCCCTGGATACCTGTGATCCTCGGAGAGCAACGAACCAGGTAGCGCTGTGGTTCCTTACTTTCTGGCTGAACGTCGTTTGGCGCTCTTCCTGAACGTGAAATGGCGGTCGAGGCCGCCATTCTTTTCGCATGGTCCGGAAGGCCCGATCAACCGCCGCCGGTGACCGGGAGCACTTCACCGGTGATGTAGCTCGCCGTGTGCGACGATGCGAGAAAGACATAGGCCGGGGCCAGTTCCTCCGGTTGCGCCGGCCGTTTCATCGGTACCGATCCGCCGAACTGCGCGATGTCTTCCGCTTCCCGATCCGAGGGGTTGAGCGGCGTCCAGACCGGGCCAGGCGCGACGGCGTTGACCCTGATGCCGCGCGCGATCAGGCTGGATGCGAGCGAGCGGGTGAAGGCGTGTATGCCGCCCTTGGTGATCGAATAGTCGAGCAGCTGCGCCTTGCCGTGCAGGCCGACGACCGAACCGCTGTTCACAATCGCCCCGCCCTCGCCCATCTGCGGCACAGCGGCCCTGCACATATTGTAGAGACCGTAGAGATTGGTTTTCATCGTCTGGTCGAAATGCTCTGCCGAAAGGTCTTCCAGCTCATTCGCGTGGACCTGAAAACCTGCATTGTTGACCAGAATATCGAGCTTGCCGAGCGTGGTCACAGCCTCATCGACAAGGCTGCGGCAATAGTCGAGGTCGGCGATATCGCCGCGGCTCAGGATACAGCGGCGCCCTTCCGCCTCGACCGCACGCTTGGTCTCCTCGGCATCGGTATCTTCGGAGAGATAGGAGACGACGATATCCGCGCCTTCGCGGGCATAAAGGATCGCGACGGCGCGCCCGATGCCGGAATCAGCACCCGTGATGATCGCTACCTTGTCCTTGAGTTTTTCGGAGCCCTTGTAATACGGCGCGTCGTACATCGGGCGCGGCTCCAGCTCATGCTCCTGACCAGGTTTTGGCAGGCTCTGCTCGGGTAGCGGCGGCTCCGGATAGTTTCGGGCGCCTGCCTGCATAGCGCCACTGTTGCCCGATGACGTTCCACGCTGGTCGCGCTCGTGGATTTCCTCCTGGATATCGCGCTGGTGATCCGCGGTCCGTTCGCTCGGTTGCTCGTTTGTCATCTCTGGTCCTTTCGCTGGTGTCGATCTGGAGTGGTGCTGTTCGGCTCGTCGCCTTCCTCGTCGTAGAGACGCTCGATGGAGGCGTCGCTTTCCGCCCGTTCCCGGCGCGAATAACGGCGTTCGCGGTACTTGCCATAGGCGATGGCGCCTCCAAGCAGCACCGGGCCGACGGCAACCGCGAAAAGCCAGAGGGCTACGGAGAGAGACATTGGCTTTCCTTTCGGTCGTGATCGCCCCCGAACAGGAAGAAGGCGTCGATGTTCCCGTTCGCGGCCGACAAAAATCCGGGAACAACCTTCGTTCAGATCAGTTCTGCGGCACCTCAGTTGAAAGAAAGGAAAGAATATGGCCCCGTCCTTCCGTCGCTATTCAAAGGAAGCCGCAACCCGCGACACTGTTCTCCTGCGCGTCATCCAGCGCGGCGATCGCCCCGTCGGCTTTGTCGATTCGATCGACTTTGGCAACGAGGACACGCCCTACTACCCGACCGAGGAACTCCCCATGCCCGACGCCATCCGCCTAGCGGAGAACCGCAACGACACCGGCGGACCGATCATGGTCGAACTTGAGGAAGATGCCGAATGGAACCCGGAATGGGGCACGCTGGAATGAACGGGCTGCCGAAGCCATCGGTCCTCGAGGACAAGACCCTGTCGCTGCTGCGGGAGGGCTATCTCTTCCTGCCGCAGCGGCTTGCGCAACGCGAGCCGCCGATCTGGCGCACGCGGCTGATGCTGCGCGATGTCGTCTGCCTCGCCGGTCCCGAAGCCGCAGAGCTATTCTATGCCGGCGACACCGTCACCCGCCGTGGTGCAATGCCGGGTACGACGCTGCGACTGCTTCAGGACAAGCACAGCGTTCAGCAGCTCGACGGAACGGCCCACCGCAGGCGCAAGGCGATGTTTGTCCGCATGCTGGTCGATCATCCCACGAGCGTCGATGACCTCTTGCTCCGGTTCAGGGACGCCTGGATTCGGAGGCTGCCGCAGTGGGAACAGCGGGGTCAAGTGAGGCTTTCCGAGGTCGCGGAGACTACACTCACCGAGGCGGCCCTCTCATGGGCAGGGCTGCCCGCCACCCGTCATGCCGTGATGC
Protein-coding sequences here:
- a CDS encoding BON domain-containing protein codes for the protein MRDRERNMPSRPWRGRPAHEDWQTDDLGYGDRRGREGNPRYDEDRYYSDYDEFGYPVFPGLYPPARTRSDRYYGGGDNRRRGRGRDDRDFWDKASDEVQSWFGDDDAEQRREADHSGKGPRGYKRSDDRINEDVHDRLTDEPTLDASDISVSVENGEVTLDGYVIGRRQKRRAEDCADSVSGVSHVQNNLRVRPEGNFDSPASQLNNNDR
- a CDS encoding sigma-70 family RNA polymerase sigma factor; translation: MNQHDKDLTRQQHQEIVDLIPALRAFARTFCRNPNDADDLVQETMLKGIANLDKFKPGTRLKSWLFTIMRNTFYTQIKARNREAPGAEDCVAGLPQHDATQDWSMRGQELMDALSRIPPHYREMFILVMVLGESYIDAAEICGCAIGTVKSRINRARQLLLEELGETQ
- a CDS encoding SDR family oxidoreductase; translation: MTNEQPSERTADHQRDIQEEIHERDQRGTSSGNSGAMQAGARNYPEPPLPEQSLPKPGQEHELEPRPMYDAPYYKGSEKLKDKVAIITGADSGIGRAVAILYAREGADIVVSYLSEDTDAEETKRAVEAEGRRCILSRGDIADLDYCRSLVDEAVTTLGKLDILVNNAGFQVHANELEDLSAEHFDQTMKTNLYGLYNMCRAAVPQMGEGGAIVNSGSVVGLHGKAQLLDYSITKGGIHAFTRSLASSLIARGIRVNAVAPGPVWTPLNPSDREAEDIAQFGGSVPMKRPAQPEELAPAYVFLASSHTASYITGEVLPVTGGG